The Amycolatopsis japonica nucleotide sequence GGTTCCAAGTCCCCCAACGGCTCGTCCACGAACGGATCCTCACTCTGCCGCCGCTGCTGTGCGGCGACGGCGATCGCGGCGGCGGTGCCGGTGGCCACCGCACCGACGCCGCCGACGATGGCCAGCAGTCTTCGTGAAGGTGTCACGAGCCTGCCTCCAGATACGTCCGGTGGACCCGCGGGCGGTACATCGAAGTCACGATCTCGTAGTCGATCGTCCCCAGCTTGTCGGCCCATTCCCGCGCCGTGGGCCCGTCCTTGCCGAACAGGATCACCTCACTGCCGATGGACGGCTCGTCGTCTCCGCAGTCGACGATCAGCTGGTCCATGCAGACGCGGCCGACGACCGGCCGCCGCTTCCCGGCAAGCCACACGTCCATGCGCCCGGACAGCGACCGCGGTACGCCGTCCGCGTAGCCGACCGGGACCAGGGCGAGGGTGGTGTCGCGCTCGGCCGTCCAGCTGTGGCCGTACGAAACCGATTCGCCGGACGGGATCCGCTTCGTGAGCACGACCGACGATCTAAAGGTCATCGCCGGGCGCAGGTCGTCTTCGGTGGGCACCGGGTTCAACCCGTAGATCGCGATCCCGGGGCGGACGAGGTCAAAGTGCAGGTCGGGCCTGGTCAGCACGGCGGCGGAGTTCGCGATATGCCGCATCGGGTTCAGGCCGGCCGCGCGGGCGATGTCGTAGGCCTCGTCGAACCGCTTCGCCTGCGCGTCGATGGAGGGGTGGCCTGGCTCGTCGGCGCAGGCGAGGTGCGACCAGATGGCGACGACCTCGATGAGCGGTTTCGCGGCCGCCGCGGCCTTGACCAGGGCCGGCCATTCCGCAGGTGGGCAGCCGTTTCGGCTGAGCCCGGTGTCGATCTTGAGGTGAACCCTGCAGATCGCGTTTAGCCCGCTAAAGTCGCGTGCCCGGCGCGCGCCGTCGACCACGCGGGCCAGCTCGTCCAGGGAGCTCACGGCGACGTCGATGTCTTCGGCGACAGCGGGCGCGAAGTCGGCTTCGGGGGTGTCGAGCCAGCTGAAGAGCCGGACGCCGATCCCGGCCCGGCGCAACGCGAGCGCCTCACCGAGGGAGCAGGTGCCCAGCCAGGTGGCGCCGCCCTCGACGGCGGCCCGGGCGACCTCGAGGGCTCCGTGCCCGTAGCCGTCGGCCTTGACCACGGCCATCGTCTGGGCCGAGGGGGCGCGGGAAGCGAGCAGGGCGACGTTGTGCCGGATGGCGGACAGGTCGATGACGACCTCGGCACGCGGGAAACTGGCGGTCATAACGACCACCAGTTTCCCACGAACCGGCTCAGGACAGGCGCGCCCCGTCGGTGGCGGAGAACACGTGCAGCTCGTCGGGACGGATCCGCAGGTGCAGGGTGTCGCCCATGGCCGGCGGTGTGCGCGGGTCGACACGGGTGACGACGTTCGACTTCGCGCCCTCGGCGTCGGTCTCGGCCAGCTTGCCGTAGACGTACGCGTCCGAGCCGAGCTCCTCGACGAGGTCGACCTTGATCGGCAGGGTGCCGTCTTCGCTGGTGGTCACCTCGAGCGACTCGGGGCGGAAGCCGAGAGTGACGGTGTCGCCGTCGGCCTTGGCGAGGATTTCGCGGGTCAGCGGCACCCGGGCGCCACCCAGCTCAGCGCCGTCTTCGGTGAGCTTCGCGGTGACGAGGTTCATCGCGGGCGAGCCGATGAAACCGGCGACGAAAGCGTTTGCGGGCTTGTCGTACAGGGCGCGCGGGGTGTCGCACTGCTGCAGGAGGCCGTCCGAGAGGACGGCGACCCGGTCGCCCATCGTCATGGCCTCGACCTGGTCGTGCGTGACGTAGACGGTGGTGACGCCGAGGCGGCGCTGCAGCGCGGCGATCTGCGTACGGGTGGAGACCCGCAGCTTCGCGTCGAGGTTCGACAGCGGCTCGTCCATGAGGAAGACCTGCGGCTCACGCACGATGGCGCGGCCCATCGCGACACGCTGGCGCTGACCACCGGAGAGCGCCTTCGGCTTGCGGTCGAGGTACTGCTCGATGTCCAGCAGCTTGGCCGCGTCGAGCACCTTCTGCTTGATCTCCGAAGCCGGACGACCCGCGATCTTCAGCGCGAAGCCCATGTTCTGGCCCACGGTCATGTGCGGGTACAGGGCGTAGTTCTGGAACACCATCGCGATGTCGCGGGCGCGCGGCGGCAGCTGCGTGACGTCGCGGTCGCCGATCCACACGGCGCCTTCGTCGATGTCTTCGAGGCCGGCGAGCATCCGCAGGCTGGTGGACTTGCCACAGCCGGAAGGCCCGACCAGCACGAGGAACTCGCCGTCGGCGATCTCGAGGTCGAGTGCGTCCACGGCGGGCCGCTCGGAGCCCGCGTAGCGCCGGGTCGCCTTGTCGTAGGTGATCGTGGCCATCGGTTCAGTCCTCTTTCGGTTTCGCGGAAATGCCGTGCCCGAGTTCGCGGGCTTCGAGATGCAGCTGCTGGATCCGGCGCCCTTCGGCGCGGTCCGCTTCGGTCGGCTCGAGTGGGGTGTAGCCGTGCTGTTCCTGCCAGCGGGGAGGTTCCGTGCTGGAAGCGAGGGCCCAGGCCGCCTGCCGCGCGGCACCGACCGCGACGTACTCGGCGACTTCGGGGATGACGACGGGCACGCCGAACACGATCGGCGCGACCGCGCGGACGGCGGCCGACTGCGCGCCACCGCCGATCAGGAGGACACGACGGACTTCGAGCCCCTGTTCGCGCAAGGCGTCGAGCCCGGCGGCCAGACCGCACAGCATGCCTTCGACGGCCGCGCGGGCGAGGTTCTCGGGCGTCATGTTCGCGCGGGTCAGGCCGAAGAGCGTGCCGTTGGCGTCCGGGAGATTCGGCGTCCGCTCACCGTCGAGGTACGGCAGGAAGGTGAGGCCGCCGGAACCGGGTGTGGCGGCGAGCGCCAGCTTGTCGAACTCGGCGAGCTCGACGCCGAGCATCGCGGACGTGGCCGTGAGCACGCGGGCCGCGTTGAGGGTGCAGGCCAGCGGGAGGAACCGGCCGGTGGCGTCGGCGAATCCCGCGACGATGCCGGAGGGGTCGGCGCTCGCCGTCTCGGAGACGCCGAACACGGTGCCGCTGGTGCCGAGCGAGACGACGACGTCGCCGGGGACGAGTTCGAGACCGAGGGCGGCTGCCATGTTGTCGCCGGTTCCGGCCGAGACCAGGATCCCGTCCGCGGTGCGGCCAGCGGCTTCGGCGGGGCCGATGACCTTGGGCAGTTCGGGAGTGCGGCCGCCGAAGGCGTGCGCGAGGAGGTCTTGGCGGTATTCGCCGGTGGCGGGCGAGAAGTATCCGGTGCCGGAGGCGTCGCCGCGGTCGGTGACCGGCTCGGCGCCGTCGCCCAGCAGCCGCCAGGTCAGCCAGTCGTGCGGGAGCAGGACGCGGGCGACACGATCGGCCAGTTCGGGCTCGTTCTCCGCCATCCAGCGCAGCTTCGTGACGGTGAAGCTGGCGACCGGCAGCGAGCCGACGGACTTCGCCCAGTTCTCGGCACCGAGTTCGGCGCCGAGGTCTTCGGCCGCCTTCGCGGACCGGATGTCGTTCCACAGCAACGCGGGCCGGACGACCTCGCCGTCTTCGTCGAGGGTGACCATGCCGTGCTGCTGACCACCGATGCCGATGGCGCCGACGCCGTCGAGGAGGCCGTCCGAGGCCTCGCGGAACGCGTCCCACCACGCGGAGGGCGCGACCTCGGTGCCGTCGGGATGCGAGGCGCGGCCGGTGCGGACGATCTCGCCGGTGCTCGCGTCGCAGACGACGACCTTCGTCGACTGGGTCGACGAGTCGATTCCGGCGACCAGGTCAGAACTCATATTCCGGCCCCTCCGGTGCGCATTCGACCTGCTCGATGGCGGTCCCCGCGGTCAGCGCCGCCTCGATCTCCTCGGTCGGCGTCTCTTCGTCGGTGATCAGGAGGTCGTAGTCGCCGATGTCGCCGTACGCGTAGGTGGCGGTGCGGCCGAACTTGGAGTTGTCGACGACCAGGACGTTGCGATCGGCAATGCGCAGTGCGGCCTTCTTGAGCTCGGCGTAGTCCTGGACCGGGTGGAACAGGCGGCCGACCGCGACCGCGGCGACCGAGACGAACGCGATGTCGGCGTGCGTGCGGTCGAGGAACGCGACGACGTCCGGGCCGGCGCACGAGTCGAACTCGTGGTGGTAGCGCCCGCCAGCCAGGACGACCTCGACGCTCTTGGCGGGCCCGAGGATGCGGGCGGCTTCGAGCGAGTTGGTGATGACGGTGAGGTCCTCGATCTGGCCGAGGCGGCGGACGAGCGGGAAGAGCGTCGTCGAGTCGTCGACGAAGACCGTCTGGCCGGAGTGGACGTGTGCCGCGGCGGCCTCGCCGAGCGCGTCCTTGGTGGCCTGGTTGAAAGTGTCGCGGAAGCGGGCGGCCGACTCCATGGTCGTCGCGGGGTAGGCCTCGACCTTGCCGCGGAGTTTGCGGAGGAGGCGACGGTCGGCGAGGTCGTCGAGGTCGCGGTGCATCGTCATCAGGCTGACGCCGAAGCGGGTGGTGA carries:
- a CDS encoding ABC transporter ATP-binding protein, with the translated sequence MATITYDKATRRYAGSERPAVDALDLEIADGEFLVLVGPSGCGKSTSLRMLAGLEDIDEGAVWIGDRDVTQLPPRARDIAMVFQNYALYPHMTVGQNMGFALKIAGRPASEIKQKVLDAAKLLDIEQYLDRKPKALSGGQRQRVAMGRAIVREPQVFLMDEPLSNLDAKLRVSTRTQIAALQRRLGVTTVYVTHDQVEAMTMGDRVAVLSDGLLQQCDTPRALYDKPANAFVAGFIGSPAMNLVTAKLTEDGAELGGARVPLTREILAKADGDTVTLGFRPESLEVTTSEDGTLPIKVDLVEELGSDAYVYGKLAETDAEGAKSNVVTRVDPRTPPAMGDTLHLRIRPDELHVFSATDGARLS
- the xylB gene encoding xylulokinase; its protein translation is MSSDLVAGIDSSTQSTKVVVCDASTGEIVRTGRASHPDGTEVAPSAWWDAFREASDGLLDGVGAIGIGGQQHGMVTLDEDGEVVRPALLWNDIRSAKAAEDLGAELGAENWAKSVGSLPVASFTVTKLRWMAENEPELADRVARVLLPHDWLTWRLLGDGAEPVTDRGDASGTGYFSPATGEYRQDLLAHAFGGRTPELPKVIGPAEAAGRTADGILVSAGTGDNMAAALGLELVPGDVVVSLGTSGTVFGVSETASADPSGIVAGFADATGRFLPLACTLNAARVLTATSAMLGVELAEFDKLALAATPGSGGLTFLPYLDGERTPNLPDANGTLFGLTRANMTPENLARAAVEGMLCGLAAGLDALREQGLEVRRVLLIGGGAQSAAVRAVAPIVFGVPVVIPEVAEYVAVGAARQAAWALASSTEPPRWQEQHGYTPLEPTEADRAEGRRIQQLHLEARELGHGISAKPKED
- the alr gene encoding alanine racemase translates to MTASFPRAEVVIDLSAIRHNVALLASRAPSAQTMAVVKADGYGHGALEVARAAVEGGATWLGTCSLGEALALRRAGIGVRLFSWLDTPEADFAPAVAEDIDVAVSSLDELARVVDGARRARDFSGLNAICRVHLKIDTGLSRNGCPPAEWPALVKAAAAAKPLIEVVAIWSHLACADEPGHPSIDAQAKRFDEAYDIARAAGLNPMRHIANSAAVLTRPDLHFDLVRPGIAIYGLNPVPTEDDLRPAMTFRSSVVLTKRIPSGESVSYGHSWTAERDTTLALVPVGYADGVPRSLSGRMDVWLAGKRRPVVGRVCMDQLIVDCGDDEPSIGSEVILFGKDGPTAREWADKLGTIDYEIVTSMYRPRVHRTYLEAGS
- a CDS encoding DeoR/GlpR family DNA-binding transcription regulator, which produces MSKTRPSDAAVEQRRQEILDHVIATGEVRIDDLTTRFGVSLMTMHRDLDDLADRRLLRKLRGKVEAYPATTMESAARFRDTFNQATKDALGEAAAAHVHSGQTVFVDDSTTLFPLVRRLGQIEDLTVITNSLEAARILGPAKSVEVVLAGGRYHHEFDSCAGPDVVAFLDRTHADIAFVSVAAVAVGRLFHPVQDYAELKKAALRIADRNVLVVDNSKFGRTATYAYGDIGDYDLLITDEETPTEEIEAALTAGTAIEQVECAPEGPEYEF